ttcccacttcattcaaaattttgctattccgtaacggataacgggaaattatttcccactgcaaaacccccctttcccccccactaaaaatctttttatatattttttcgtaatctacgcacccaaattacctaaaaaccaatcttagttttcaaaaatctcaatcaaaaggtgttccgtttgattaaaGGTTAAAGTGTCCTTTTATTGGGTATGACTTCATAAGTACGTGAGAAGGTAACTCACATAGAAGTTATTTCATCGAAATTAGCAACTTTACCTTTTCAACATGCTTTGCACACCGCGTACTTCAGTTACTTTAACTTGTTTGCCGGCTATGAGGCATGAGTGCGGATTGTGCTTTTCAATTTTTGTTTTGACGGATGATAGGTCTACCCAAGTCACTTTACCGGACAGAAAGCAATTTAAGAATCACACTAACTTCAACTACTTACCTTCTTTACCATACTCTGACTGCCCTGCTGTGAGCTATTCCTCAACccctatattatattaaaattaataaataatataatattatattattatatattaattaaGCTACTTAATTTGTTGTTTACGAACTCGTCTTGCACTTTACACGTCCATTATCCAGATTTCTGTGCTAAGCTAAACAAATAGCTATAACATTCGAAATTCAATTTCAGATATCGACCTTCCTCGCCGGACCAAAAAGGCCTAACCGCCCATACCGTTACGACGACACAACCCAATGGATACTGAACAAAAACTCCCGAAAACTGCAGGATATCCTCGCAACAGCCAAGAACCAATCCCTCCCTGACTTGCTAGAAGACATCGTGGAAGAACAAAGCCAGGGCGAAGAGGCTAGTTGTATTAAACTTCTTGTATGCAAAATAACTCCGTTTGTGTCCAAAATGCAGACTGCTGTATTTGGGGAAAGCAAAACAGACGACGGCGATAAAGTTCTAGGCGCGGATAGTATGTACCGCCATCTACCGACGAGTAATGAAATTGAGGATCGCAGCGCCATCTGCGAGCAGAAGCATCGAGACTGTGatttaaatgaatgaatggGGAGTTAGAATGAACTCATTAAAAATAGTACAAAAGTCTGGGta
This window of the Cydia fagiglandana chromosome 15, ilCydFagi1.1, whole genome shotgun sequence genome carries:
- the LOC134671087 gene encoding uncharacterized protein LOC134671087, giving the protein MAVRVCILLLVLNVVSGQRNEGIIDHLSNGMKFAKDFLGSESIALKVAEFVVRAFQNANPPEINRRKPLEGYEDDTENFAQENRPYSNVEEAPSPMAPLKNLVRLFGLQPNQISAVAVNALVFVAQMISTFLAGPKRPNRPYRYDDTTQWILNKNSRKLQDILATAKNQSLPDLLEDIVEEQSQGEEASCIKLLVCKITPFVSKMQTAVFGESKTDDGDKVLGADSMYRHLPTSNEIEDRSAICEQKHRDCDLNE